The genome window CCCGCAGGGCGCGGCGGGTTCGGTCTTCCTAAAGCGGCTGCGCGACGGGGCCTGCCGGGTGTTCTCGACCGTCCTGACGCCCGACTACAACGCGGCGCACAGAAACCACCTGCACCTGGACGGCGCCCCCCGGTCGCTCTGCGTGACCGGACCGCGTTAGCCACGCTCGCCTTGACGGCGAATCGTTTCGGGTTGACCGCGCCTTCACTCCGCGAGAAAACAGGCGCGCAATCCGGATTTCGCGTGGGGTCCAAACCTGCGTTTCGCTCCTTCGACTGAACGAGCTGTCCAGATGGGTTGTCGGGCCCCCTCGTAAGGGCGTCCGCCTGGAAAAGCGCGTTTATGGAGACGCAACAATGGCGACCGGTACGGTCAAGTGGTTCAACCCCACGAAAGGCTTCGGCTTCATCCAGCCGGAAAGCGGCGGCGCAGATGTGTTCGTTCACATCACCGCCGTCCAGAAGGCTGGCCTGACGGGCCTCGATGAAAATGCCAAGGTGTCCTACGAGCTGGAATCCCAGCGCGGCAAGACCTCGGCCGTCGATCTGAAGCTGCTCTGATCCTTCCGGGATCGGGGTCGCTGGACGACCATCAGGCGGGCGCGGGACCTTCGGGTGCCGCGCCCGTTTTCGTTCTGGCCCCCATGGCGGCTGACCACTGCGCCAGCACGATCGCGCACAGGACCAGCGCGCCGCCCAGGGCCTGAACTGGAGCCAGGGTCTCGCCGAAGATCAGCCAGCTGAGCCCTGCGGCGACCAGCGGCTGGATCAGAATGGTCACCGCCGTGATCGAGGCCGGCAGACGTCCCAGGGCCCAGGCGACACCGCCCTGGCCCGCCACATGCATCAGCCCCATGGCCACGCAGGCGGCCCAGCCCGCCGCCGTCGCCGGGATCATGTCCTCGCCCAGCAGCAGCGCCACCCCGCCCATCAGCGGCAGCCCGGCCAGCGTCGCCCAGAAGGTGACCCGCAGCGCTCCCGCCGTGGTCCGCGCCTGCTTCACCATCAGGAAATAGCCCGCGTACCAGAACGATACCGTCAGCGAGAGGATGTCGCCCAGGATCGGATGGGTGCCCTGTCCGCCCTCGGCGGCGGCCGCCATGGCAAAGGCCCCCGCCATGGCCAGGGCCAGCGCCAGGAGGAACAGCCGGGCGGGCGTCTCCTTGAAGAACAGCCAGCCGATCAGGGTCACGACGACGGGCGTCAGGTTGCACAGCACCGTGGCATTGGCGACCGAGGTCATGACGATCCCATAGTGCCAGAAGCTGAGGTCCAGCGAAAAGAACAGCCCCGCCAGCAGCATCCATTTCGACGGCCGGGCGATGCCCTCGCCGCCCGGCCGGGACAGGATCAGGACCAGCAGCGGCAAGGCGAACATGAACCGCCAGAACCCTGCCGCCGCCGGGCCGGTCTCGGTCAGCCGAACGAGAATGGGGGCCAGCCCCAGGATGCTGGCGGACACCAGGACGACCAGCAGCGGAATCAATCGGGGGGCGGGCGTCGTCATGCAGGGTCACTAGCGTGTCCCCTCTCCCGCCGGGAGAGGGAAAGCTACACGAACCCCAGCTCCGCCCTCAGCTCTTCCGCCGTCACGCCCGCCTCGCGCAGGGCCATGATCGTTACCGATCCGTCCCGTTTGGCATAGCGTTTTCCGTCCGGGCCCAGCAGGAGGGGGTGGTGGCGATAGACCGGGGTAGGCAGGCCCAGCAGGGCCTGGAGCAGGCGCTGGACCGAGGTCGCGGGGATCAGGTCCTCGCCCCGCACCACATGGGTCACGCCCTGCAGCGCGTCGTCGACGACCGAGGCGATGACATAGCCTGCGCCGATGTCCTTTCGCCCCAGGACCATGTCGCCCAGCGCCTCTGGCCGGGCGGTCCGGGTGCCCGGATCGGCCGTTTCCTCGACCCAGGTCAGGGCTTCGAACCCGCCCAGCCGCGCCCGCGCCGCCGCCAGCGACAGCCGCCAGGCGAAGGGTTGGCCGGCTGCCAGTCGTTCGGCCTCCTCGCCCGGATCCAGCGGTCCCCCGGCAGAGGCATGGGCATCGGCGGGATCGTCGTCATGGGGCGCGACGCCGGCCAGGGCCATCAGCTCCTTTCGCGTCCGGAAGCAGCGATACAGCACGCCCTGACCCCGCAGCCGCTCCAGCGCCGCGTCATAGGCCGCGCGATGATCCGACTGCCGCCGGATCGGGCCTTCCCAGTTGAGGCCCAGCCAGGCCAGGTCCTCCAGCAGGGCGGTCTCATATTCCGGCCGACACCGGGTGAAGTCGGTGTCCTCGATCCGCAGCAGGAACCGTCCGCCCGCCTCCCTTGCAGCCGTCCAGGCCGTCAGGGCCGAATAGGCGTGGCCGCGGTGCAGAAGCCCGGTGGGGGAGGGGGCGAAGCGGGTGACGAAGCTCATTGTCGGGCGCAAGGTTCCGGCGGTTTTCGGCTGCTGTCGTCCGAAGGGGCAGACGCGGGGGTGATCGGAGCGGCGAGATCGTCCAGACTGGGCATGGCCGGACGCTACCGTTCCACGGCCGCGCTTGTCGACAAGGACGTCATGCCCATCACGCCCGACGAATTGGCCGCCGCGCGCGAGACCCTGGCCCGGCTCGACCCGGCCCTGGCCCGCGCCCATGCCCTGACACCGCCGTTTGAATGGCGGGTGCGTCAGGCCGGATTCGTCGGCCTGTTCCGCATGATCGTGGAGCAGCAGGTGTCGGTGGCCTCGGCGGCCTCCGTCTGGGCGCGGCTGCAGGCGGGTCTGGGCGATATCACGCCGGCCAACCTGCTGGCTCACGATCTGGACAGTCTTCGCGGCATGGGCCTGTCGCGGCAGAAGGCGACCTATGGCCAGGGTATGGCAAGGGCCCAGATGGATGGCACCATCGATCTGGAGCATCTGGCCACACTGGACGATGCCTCGGCGATCGAGGCGCTGGTCGCGCTGAAGGGCGTGGGACTCTGGACGGCCGAGGCCTATCTGTTGCTGTGCGAGGGACGGACCGATGTCTTCCCCGGCGGCGACGTGGCCCTGCAGGAGGCCATTAAATGGGCCGACGGCACCGAGACCCGGCCCGATACGAAGGGGGCCTATGCCCGGGCCGAGGTCTGGCGGCCGTGGCGCGGGGTGGCCACCCACCTGCTGTGGGCTTGGTACACCGGCGTGAAGAAGGGCGAGATCGCGCCGGGTGATCCCGCATGACGACCCTGGTCGATCCGACGCTGCTGACACCGGCCCTGGCGCATCCCGAAACGGTGCTGGGCGCGCTCGACTTCGCAGGCGTGGCGGTGTTCGCGGCGACGGGGGCGCTGGCCGCCGCGCGAGAGAAGCATGACCTCGTCACCTTCGGATTCTTCGCCGCCATCACGGGCGTCGGCGGTGGGACCCTGCGCGACCTGCTGATCGACGCACCTGTCTTCTGGGTCCAGGACTGGCGCTATATCGCCGTCTGTCTGGCCAGCGCGGCGGTCGTCTGGATCATCGGGGCCGGGGCCTGGCGGTTTCGGGCGTTGCTGTGGCTGGATGCGATCGGGCTGGGTGCCTATGGCGTTCTGGGCGCGGCCAAGGCCGAGGCGTTCGGCGTCCCGCCGCTGATCTGCATCGTCATGGGGGCGCTGACAGCCTGTTTCGGCGGGATCGTGCGCGACATCCTGGCCGGCCAGCCGTCGATCCTGCTGCGGCGAGAGATCACGGTCTCGGCGGCCCTGCTGGCGGCCACCGT of Brevundimonas subvibrioides contains these proteins:
- a CDS encoding cold-shock protein, producing MATGTVKWFNPTKGFGFIQPESGGADVFVHITAVQKAGLTGLDENAKVSYELESQRGKTSAVDLKLL
- a CDS encoding DMT family transporter, which encodes MTTPAPRLIPLLVVLVSASILGLAPILVRLTETGPAAAGFWRFMFALPLLVLILSRPGGEGIARPSKWMLLAGLFFSLDLSFWHYGIVMTSVANATVLCNLTPVVVTLIGWLFFKETPARLFLLALALAMAGAFAMAAAAEGGQGTHPILGDILSLTVSFWYAGYFLMVKQARTTAGALRVTFWATLAGLPLMGGVALLLGEDMIPATAAGWAACVAMGLMHVAGQGGVAWALGRLPASITAVTILIQPLVAAGLSWLIFGETLAPVQALGGALVLCAIVLAQWSAAMGARTKTGAAPEGPAPA
- a CDS encoding trimeric intracellular cation channel family protein — encoded protein: MTTLVDPTLLTPALAHPETVLGALDFAGVAVFAATGALAAAREKHDLVTFGFFAAITGVGGGTLRDLLIDAPVFWVQDWRYIAVCLASAAVVWIIGAGAWRFRALLWLDAIGLGAYGVLGAAKAEAFGVPPLICIVMGALTACFGGIVRDILAGQPSILLRREITVSAALLAATVYVVARLLGLDNWPAAAIAAPAGFLLRGGALIWGWAQPGFPGGLVRKG
- the gluQRS gene encoding tRNA glutamyl-Q(34) synthetase GluQRS, coding for MSFVTRFAPSPTGLLHRGHAYSALTAWTAAREAGGRFLLRIEDTDFTRCRPEYETALLEDLAWLGLNWEGPIRRQSDHRAAYDAALERLRGQGVLYRCFRTRKELMALAGVAPHDDDPADAHASAGGPLDPGEEAERLAAGQPFAWRLSLAAARARLGGFEALTWVEETADPGTRTARPEALGDMVLGRKDIGAGYVIASVVDDALQGVTHVVRGEDLIPATSVQRLLQALLGLPTPVYRHHPLLLGPDGKRYAKRDGSVTIMALREAGVTAEELRAELGFV
- a CDS encoding DNA-3-methyladenine glycosylase family protein, whose amino-acid sequence is MAGRYRSTAALVDKDVMPITPDELAAARETLARLDPALARAHALTPPFEWRVRQAGFVGLFRMIVEQQVSVASAASVWARLQAGLGDITPANLLAHDLDSLRGMGLSRQKATYGQGMARAQMDGTIDLEHLATLDDASAIEALVALKGVGLWTAEAYLLLCEGRTDVFPGGDVALQEAIKWADGTETRPDTKGAYARAEVWRPWRGVATHLLWAWYTGVKKGEIAPGDPA